The following are encoded in a window of Castanea sativa cultivar Marrone di Chiusa Pesio chromosome 9, ASM4071231v1 genomic DNA:
- the LOC142609396 gene encoding protein HASTY 1-like: MKDLTDTMAHMQREGCLLRGEHNILGEAFLVMASTAGIQQQQEVLAWLLNPLSQQWTQLEWQNNYLSEPLGLVRLCSETTTMWSIFHTVTFFEKALKRSGLRKTYSNLQIGIVAKDWWFWSKGPPI, encoded by the exons ATGAAG GATTTAACAGACACCATGGCGCATATGCAAAGAGAAGGTTGTTTGCTCCGTGGTGAACATAATATTCTTGGGGAAGCATTTCTTGTAATGGCTTCTACTGCTGG GATTCAGCAGCAGCAAGAAGTTTTGGCATGGTTACTAAATCCGTTGAGCCAACAGTGGACACAACTTGAGTggcaaaataattatttgtctGAACCACTAGGTCTAGTTCGCCTGTGCTCTGAGACAACAACTATGTGGTCAATTTTCCACACCGTGACATTCTTTGAGAAGGCACTTAAGAGGAGTGGACTGAGAAAAACGTATTCAAATTTACAAATAGGTATTGTTGCAAAGGATTGGTGGTTTTGGTCCAAGGGTCCTCCCATATAA